One genomic region from Streptomyces venezuelae encodes:
- the typA gene encoding translational GTPase TypA → MPTRHDIRNVAIVAHVDHGKTTIVDAMLKQAGAFAAHQQLDDRMMDSNDLEREKGITILAKNTAVKYHPKDGGAPITINIIDTPGHADFGGEVERGLSMVDAVVLLVDASEGPLPQTRFVLRKALQQRKPVILCINKTDRPDSRIDEVVNETYDLFLDLDADEDQIEFPIVYACGRDGIASLTKPENGTVPADSDNLEPFFSAILEHVPAPVYDEEAPLQAHVTNLDADNFLGRIALLRVEQGELRKGQTVAWIKRDGTISNVRITELMMTEALTRKPAEVAGPGDICAVAGIPDIMIGETLADPENPIALPLITVDQPAISMTIGTNTSPLVGRGGTGKGADAKAAVKNRKVTARQVKDRLDRELIGNVSLRVLDTERPDAWEVQGRGELALAILVEQMRREGFELTIGKPQVVTKLVDGKVHEPVERLTVDVPEEHMGAVTQLMGVRKGRMDNMSNHGSGWVRMEFVVPSRGLIGFRTEFLTNTRGTGIAHSIHEGHEPWFGTLTTRNNGSLVADRAGAVTAFAMTNLQERGVLFTDPGTEVYEGMIVGENSRSDDMDVNITKEKKLTNMRSSSADSFEAIVPPRKLSLEQSLEFCRDDECVEVTPEAVRIRKVILDQNARGRATSRAKNA, encoded by the coding sequence ATGCCCACGCGCCACGACATCCGTAACGTCGCCATCGTCGCCCACGTCGACCATGGCAAGACGACCATCGTCGACGCCATGCTCAAGCAGGCCGGTGCCTTCGCCGCCCACCAGCAGCTCGACGACCGCATGATGGACTCGAACGACCTGGAGCGTGAGAAGGGCATCACGATCCTCGCCAAGAACACGGCGGTGAAGTATCACCCCAAGGACGGCGGGGCCCCGATCACGATCAACATCATCGACACCCCCGGCCACGCCGACTTCGGTGGCGAGGTCGAGCGCGGTCTGTCGATGGTCGACGCGGTCGTCCTCCTCGTGGACGCCTCCGAGGGTCCGCTCCCGCAGACCCGCTTCGTGCTGCGCAAGGCGCTCCAGCAGCGCAAGCCCGTCATCCTCTGCATCAACAAGACGGACCGCCCGGACTCCCGGATCGACGAGGTCGTCAACGAGACCTACGACCTCTTCCTCGACCTGGACGCGGACGAGGACCAGATCGAGTTCCCGATCGTCTACGCCTGCGGCCGTGACGGCATCGCCTCGCTGACCAAGCCGGAGAACGGTACCGTTCCCGCGGACAGCGACAACCTGGAGCCGTTCTTCTCCGCGATCCTGGAGCACGTCCCGGCCCCGGTGTACGACGAGGAGGCGCCGCTCCAGGCCCACGTCACCAACCTGGACGCCGACAACTTCCTCGGCCGTATCGCGCTCCTCCGCGTCGAGCAGGGCGAGCTGCGCAAGGGCCAGACGGTCGCGTGGATCAAGCGTGACGGCACGATCTCCAACGTCCGCATCACCGAGCTGATGATGACCGAGGCGCTCACCCGCAAGCCGGCCGAGGTCGCGGGCCCCGGTGACATCTGCGCCGTCGCCGGCATCCCCGACATCATGATCGGCGAGACCCTGGCCGACCCGGAGAACCCGATCGCGCTTCCGCTGATCACGGTCGACCAGCCGGCCATCTCCATGACCATCGGCACCAACACCTCGCCGCTCGTCGGCCGCGGTGGCACGGGCAAGGGCGCGGACGCCAAGGCCGCGGTCAAGAACCGCAAGGTCACCGCCCGCCAGGTCAAGGACCGTCTGGACCGCGAGCTGATCGGTAACGTCTCGCTCCGCGTCCTCGACACCGAGCGCCCGGACGCCTGGGAGGTCCAGGGCCGTGGTGAGCTCGCGCTCGCCATCCTGGTCGAGCAGATGCGCCGCGAGGGCTTCGAGCTGACCATCGGCAAGCCGCAGGTCGTCACCAAGCTCGTCGACGGCAAGGTCCACGAGCCCGTCGAGCGCCTCACGGTCGACGTCCCCGAGGAGCACATGGGCGCCGTCACGCAGCTCATGGGCGTCCGCAAGGGCCGCATGGACAACATGTCGAACCACGGCTCCGGCTGGGTCCGCATGGAGTTCGTCGTTCCGTCCCGTGGCCTCATCGGCTTCCGTACGGAGTTCCTGACCAACACCCGCGGTACGGGCATCGCCCACTCGATCCACGAGGGTCACGAGCCCTGGTTCGGCACGCTGACGACCCGTAACAACGGTTCGCTGGTCGCCGACCGCGCCGGTGCCGTCACCGCCTTCGCGATGACGAACCTCCAGGAGCGCGGCGTCCTGTTCACCGACCCCGGCACCGAGGTGTACGAGGGCATGATCGTCGGCGAGAACTCCCGCTCCGACGACATGGACGTGAACATCACCAAGGAGAAGAAGCTCACCAACATGCGCTCCTCCTCGGCCGACTCCTTCGAGGCGATCGTCCCGCCGCGGAAGCTCTCCCTGGAGCAGTCCCTGGAGTTCTGCCGCGACGACGAGTGCGTCGAGGTGACCCCGGAGGCCGTGCGTATCCGCAAGGTCATCCTCGACCAGAACGCGCGTGGTCGTGCGACCTCCCGCGCCAAGAACGCCTGA
- a CDS encoding PspA/IM30 family protein has product MSKQTILGRVTQLAKANINALLDQAEDPQKMLDQLIRDYSSNISEAEEAVAATIGNLRLMEQDHQEDVEAAKEWGGKALTASRKGDELRAGGQAAEADRFDNLAKVALGRQLQSEKEARTAEPTIASQTEVVDKLRAGLDQMKAKLGELRAKRDELVARAKSAQAQNRMMDAVKSIDVLDPTSELSRFEDKVRREEAKAMGKQELAASSLDAQFEQLDALGDSAEIEARLAALKG; this is encoded by the coding sequence ATGAGCAAGCAGACCATTCTCGGCCGGGTCACCCAGCTGGCGAAGGCCAACATCAACGCGCTGCTGGACCAGGCGGAGGATCCGCAGAAGATGCTGGACCAGCTGATCCGCGACTACTCGAGCAACATCTCGGAGGCCGAGGAGGCGGTGGCCGCGACGATCGGCAACCTCCGGCTGATGGAGCAGGACCACCAGGAGGACGTGGAGGCGGCGAAGGAGTGGGGCGGCAAGGCGCTGACCGCCAGCCGCAAGGGGGACGAGCTGCGGGCCGGCGGGCAGGCGGCGGAGGCGGACCGGTTCGACAATCTGGCGAAGGTGGCGCTGGGCCGGCAGCTCCAGTCGGAGAAGGAGGCGCGGACGGCGGAGCCGACGATCGCCTCGCAGACCGAGGTGGTGGACAAACTCAGGGCGGGTCTCGACCAGATGAAGGCCAAGCTCGGCGAGCTCCGGGCGAAGCGCGACGAACTGGTCGCGCGGGCCAAGTCGGCGCAGGCGCAGAACCGCATGATGGACGCGGTGAAGAGCATCGACGTCCTCGACCCGACGAGCGAGCTGAGCCGCTTCGAGGACAAGGTGCGCCGGGAGGAGGCGAAGGCGATGGGCAAGCAGGAGCTCGCCGCCTCCTCGCTGGACGCCCAGTTCGAGCAGCTGGACGCGCTCGGCGACAGCGCGGAGATCGAGGCCCGACTGGCCGCGCTCAAGGGCTGA
- a CDS encoding ABC transporter family substrate-binding protein, giving the protein MSQFGAPRGRTCSRSPRSRTLRSVATLTSAVLAVTVLAGCSSDGADEAPAAAQDNAPAARDKVADGGTLRWAVDALPTTLNTFQADADGTTARIAGAVLPSLYTLDGRGRPQLNPDYLESAQVVETEPKQVVLYKLHQQAVWSDGREIGAPDFVAQWRALSGRDTAYWTARNSGYERIEKIERGKDDLEVRVTFSKPYADWKSLFTPLYPKQVMGSPNSFNDGARTTLKATAGPFLLKTIDRKSGDVTLARNPRWWGQSAKLDSLVLKAVPRADRATALAAGKLDLAEIDRSTAERIALALKDARAGRNGAQAALAHGPGSAITPSKALKSWALAHGSDEEKAEEVQAARQKNQQAVTRYAKEQDVLAGFVVRKSLEPAYTQLSLNGESGALADERVRRAVARAIDRQELAESVLKPLGLPATPPGSHLALAGQAAYADSSDALGDQDTKEARALLADAGWVPGGAVKKPAGAKDGAEAGSEAEKDKKGNKESKGKEKEKGQSGAKADTSSTDAKKKADTASDEGLYIVGDDKPGARKALPAPVIGAAGPENGTDILAPAPAAARQSAALLARAEALDTGTGPGRAAHSVTKPDRGVAGAYAPRGTAAPVTAPEASQVLGKDGKALSLRFVLPSGPGSESLRAVGDRIVRMLDAVGIRTQVTKVADDSFFKDHVAAGEYDLALYSWPASAFPATDARPIFAKPEPASDGSLLVEQNYSRVGTDRIDQLFDQAAGTLDEEEARELVRQADARIWAAAGSIPLYQRPQLVAAKAEIVNAGAWGLAAPRYEDIGFKKPESSNGAERNR; this is encoded by the coding sequence ATGTCCCAGTTCGGCGCCCCTCGCGGGAGGACATGCTCCAGGAGCCCCCGCTCCCGCACGCTCCGCTCCGTCGCCACCCTCACCAGTGCGGTCCTCGCCGTCACCGTGCTCGCCGGCTGCAGCTCCGACGGGGCCGACGAGGCCCCGGCCGCCGCGCAGGACAACGCCCCCGCGGCACGCGACAAGGTGGCCGACGGGGGCACCCTCCGCTGGGCCGTCGACGCGCTGCCCACCACCCTGAACACCTTCCAGGCCGACGCCGACGGCACCACGGCCCGCATCGCCGGGGCCGTGCTCCCCTCCCTCTACACGCTCGACGGGCGGGGCCGGCCGCAGCTGAACCCGGACTACCTGGAGTCCGCGCAGGTCGTCGAGACCGAGCCCAAGCAGGTCGTCCTCTACAAGCTGCACCAGCAGGCGGTGTGGAGCGACGGGCGCGAGATCGGGGCCCCCGACTTCGTGGCCCAGTGGCGGGCGCTGAGCGGCCGCGACACCGCGTACTGGACCGCCCGCAACTCCGGCTACGAGCGGATCGAGAAGATCGAGCGGGGCAAGGACGACCTGGAGGTACGGGTCACCTTCTCCAAGCCCTACGCCGACTGGAAGTCCCTCTTCACCCCGCTCTACCCCAAGCAGGTCATGGGGTCCCCGAACTCCTTCAACGACGGGGCGCGCACCACCCTCAAAGCCACTGCAGGACCGTTTCTGCTGAAGACGATCGACCGCAAGAGCGGCGACGTCACCCTGGCCCGCAACCCCCGCTGGTGGGGTCAGTCCGCCAAGCTCGACAGCCTCGTCCTCAAGGCCGTCCCCCGCGCCGACCGGGCCACCGCCCTCGCCGCGGGCAAGCTCGACCTGGCCGAGATCGACCGCTCCACGGCCGAGCGGATCGCCCTCGCGCTCAAGGACGCACGCGCGGGCAGGAACGGCGCGCAGGCGGCCCTCGCCCACGGCCCCGGCTCGGCGATCACCCCCTCCAAGGCCCTGAAGTCCTGGGCCCTCGCCCACGGCTCCGACGAGGAGAAGGCGGAGGAGGTCCAGGCCGCCCGCCAGAAGAACCAGCAGGCCGTCACCCGGTACGCGAAGGAGCAGGACGTCCTCGCCGGCTTCGTCGTCCGCAAGTCCCTGGAGCCCGCCTACACCCAGCTGTCGCTGAACGGCGAGTCCGGCGCGCTCGCCGACGAGCGGGTACGCCGGGCCGTGGCCCGCGCCATCGACCGCCAGGAACTGGCCGAATCCGTACTCAAGCCCCTCGGCCTCCCGGCGACGCCCCCCGGCAGCCACCTGGCCCTCGCCGGGCAGGCGGCGTACGCGGACAGCAGCGACGCGCTCGGCGACCAGGACACCAAGGAGGCGCGGGCACTCCTCGCCGACGCGGGCTGGGTCCCGGGCGGGGCGGTCAAGAAGCCGGCCGGCGCGAAGGACGGTGCCGAGGCCGGGAGCGAGGCGGAGAAGGACAAGAAGGGGAACAAGGAGAGCAAGGGGAAGGAGAAGGAGAAGGGGCAGTCCGGCGCGAAGGCCGACACCTCCTCCACCGACGCCAAGAAGAAGGCGGACACCGCGTCCGACGAGGGCCTCTACATCGTCGGCGACGACAAGCCGGGCGCCCGCAAGGCCCTCCCCGCCCCCGTCATCGGCGCCGCCGGCCCCGAGAACGGCACCGACATCCTCGCCCCGGCCCCCGCCGCCGCCCGCCAGAGCGCCGCGCTCCTCGCCCGCGCCGAGGCGCTCGACACCGGCACGGGACCCGGCCGCGCCGCCCACTCGGTCACCAAGCCGGACCGGGGAGTGGCCGGGGCCTACGCCCCGCGCGGCACCGCGGCCCCCGTCACCGCGCCCGAGGCGTCCCAGGTCCTCGGCAAGGACGGCAAGGCGCTCAGCCTCCGCTTCGTCCTGCCCTCCGGGCCCGGCTCGGAGTCGCTGCGCGCCGTCGGCGACCGGATCGTCCGGATGCTCGACGCGGTGGGGATCCGTACGCAGGTCACCAAGGTCGCGGACGACAGCTTCTTCAAGGACCACGTCGCCGCGGGCGAATACGACCTGGCGCTCTACTCCTGGCCGGCCTCCGCCTTCCCGGCGACCGACGCCCGGCCCATCTTCGCCAAGCCCGAGCCCGCCTCGGACGGCTCGCTGCTCGTCGAGCAGAACTACTCGCGGGTCGGCACCGACCGCATCGACCAGCTCTTCGACCAGGCGGCCGGGACGCTCGACGAGGAGGAGGCCCGCGAGCTCGTCCGCCAGGCCGACGCCCGGATCTGGGCCGCGGCCGGTTCCATCCCGCTCTACCAGCGTCCGCAGCTCGTCGCGGCGAAGGCGGAGATCGTGAACGCGGGAGCCTGGGGCCTCGCCGCACCCCGCTACGAGGACATCGGCTTCAAGAAGCCCGAATCCTCCAACGGAGCAGAGCGAAACCGCTGA
- a CDS encoding TPM domain-containing protein encodes MTRIATRALLAVLVAAWWLLVPAVHGAHADDPVVLSREGQITDRVGALGDRRASVVQALDRLYDDRRVQLFVVYVRDFSGSPAQSWADATAERNGLGVEDLLLAVATHDRQYGYSADPASRFTQDQLDDVARTAIEPALRQNDWAGAAIGAADGYGAVLAGLPVPVPDITPGPADPGGPADQGTSATDLVLPVVLVGGAGAVAAYAYTKRRKRAETRTTPQGGQGWGRPREPAPPSLEELDGQARLTLVATDDAVRTSKEELGFATAQFGEEAVRPFTEAVAFAKEQLTASFRLRQKLDDSFPEDDQTRRGMLDEILRRCGEADARLDAESEAFDRLRDLERTAPEALATVEAAFRERTGRMGLAEAALTAMRERYADSAAAPVAGDIEQAKDRLVFATTHINQARQQIDAGDNGGAAVHIRAAEGAVDQAARLVEAVDRRAQELAEAVGKLPGALSETDADLADARGLLKGTAEGVSTADLQGRIARAESVVAEVRRGVEAGRYDPIDALRRVQEADAALDESLEGARERESGTRRARALLDQAMLTARSTIGAAADYITTHRGAVGSEARTRLAEAQRHWEKARVLAGAEDPQAALAEAQRADALARRAQELAEQDVRTYGNPNGLGGVTGVGGSGGGGLGGAVLGGIILGGLFGGGRGGGHGGFGGGSGRGGGGFGGGGFGGGPGSFGGSGTRGRLGGGGRF; translated from the coding sequence GTGACGCGAATAGCCACCCGAGCCCTTCTCGCGGTACTGGTGGCGGCGTGGTGGCTCCTCGTGCCCGCCGTTCACGGTGCCCACGCCGACGACCCCGTCGTCCTGTCCCGCGAGGGGCAGATCACCGACCGCGTGGGGGCACTCGGCGATCGCCGCGCCTCCGTGGTCCAGGCCCTCGACCGCCTCTACGACGACCGGCGCGTGCAGCTCTTCGTCGTGTACGTACGGGACTTCTCCGGGAGCCCGGCGCAGAGCTGGGCCGACGCCACCGCGGAGCGCAACGGTCTCGGCGTCGAGGACCTGCTGCTCGCCGTCGCCACCCACGACCGGCAGTACGGCTACTCGGCCGACCCGGCCTCACGCTTCACCCAGGACCAGTTGGACGACGTGGCCAGGACCGCGATCGAACCGGCCCTGCGGCAGAACGACTGGGCGGGCGCCGCCATCGGCGCGGCCGACGGCTACGGCGCCGTCCTCGCCGGCCTGCCCGTCCCCGTTCCTGACATCACCCCCGGGCCCGCCGACCCCGGCGGCCCGGCCGACCAGGGCACCTCGGCCACCGATCTGGTCCTGCCGGTGGTGCTGGTCGGCGGCGCGGGTGCCGTGGCGGCCTACGCGTACACCAAGCGGCGCAAGCGGGCCGAGACCCGCACGACTCCGCAGGGCGGTCAGGGCTGGGGGCGGCCGAGGGAGCCCGCGCCGCCGTCCCTGGAGGAACTCGACGGGCAGGCGCGGCTGACGCTGGTCGCCACCGACGACGCGGTCCGCACCAGCAAGGAGGAGCTCGGCTTCGCGACCGCCCAGTTCGGCGAGGAGGCGGTCCGGCCCTTCACCGAGGCGGTCGCCTTCGCCAAGGAGCAGCTGACGGCTTCGTTCCGGCTGCGGCAGAAGCTCGACGACTCCTTTCCCGAGGACGACCAGACCCGCCGGGGCATGCTCGACGAGATCCTCCGGCGCTGCGGTGAGGCGGACGCCCGGCTCGACGCCGAGAGCGAGGCCTTCGACCGGCTCCGGGATCTGGAGCGGACCGCTCCCGAGGCGCTGGCCACGGTCGAGGCCGCCTTCCGCGAGCGGACCGGGCGCATGGGCCTGGCCGAGGCGGCGCTGACCGCGATGCGCGAGCGGTACGCGGACTCGGCCGCGGCCCCGGTCGCGGGCGACATCGAGCAGGCGAAGGACCGGCTCGTGTTCGCGACGACCCACATCAACCAGGCGCGCCAGCAGATCGACGCGGGAGACAACGGCGGGGCCGCGGTGCACATCCGGGCGGCCGAGGGCGCGGTGGACCAGGCGGCCCGGCTCGTCGAGGCCGTGGACCGACGGGCGCAGGAGCTGGCCGAGGCGGTGGGCAAGCTGCCGGGCGCGCTGTCCGAGACGGACGCGGATCTCGCGGATGCCCGCGGCCTGTTGAAGGGCACCGCCGAAGGGGTCTCCACCGCCGACCTCCAGGGCCGGATCGCCCGGGCCGAGTCGGTGGTCGCCGAGGTGCGGCGCGGGGTGGAGGCCGGGCGGTACGACCCGATCGACGCGCTGCGCCGGGTCCAGGAGGCCGATGCGGCCCTCGACGAGTCGTTGGAGGGCGCACGCGAGCGCGAGTCGGGCACTCGGCGCGCCCGCGCGCTCCTCGATCAGGCGATGCTGACGGCCCGGTCGACGATCGGAGCGGCCGCCGACTACATCACCACGCATCGGGGCGCCGTGGGCTCCGAGGCCCGTACGCGCCTGGCCGAGGCCCAGCGCCACTGGGAGAAGGCGCGGGTCCTCGCCGGTGCCGAGGACCCGCAGGCCGCCCTCGCGGAGGCCCAGCGGGCGGACGCGCTGGCCCGGCGTGCGCAGGAGCTCGCCGAGCAGGACGTCCGGACGTATGGGAACCCGAACGGCCTGGGCGGTGTAACAGGGGTGGGAGGAAGTGGTGGCGGCGGGCTCGGCGGGGCCGTGCTCGGCGGCATCATCCTCGGCGGACTGTTCGGCGGGGGAAGGGGAGGCGGACATGGGGGCTTCGGTGGCGGTTCGGGGCGGGGTGGCGGGGGTTTCGGGGGCGGAGGTTTCGGCGGCGGGCCCGGCAGCTTCGGCGGCAGCGGCACGCGCGGCCGGCTGGGCGGAGGCGGCCGGTTCTGA
- a CDS encoding succinate dehydrogenase/fumarate reductase iron-sulfur subunit: MSTSTYDARFRVWRGDTDGGGLTDYTVEVHDGEVVLDVVHRLQATQAPDLAVRWNCKAGKCGSCSAEINGRPRLLCMTRMSVFARDEVITVTPMRAFPIVRDLVTDVSFNYTKAREIPAFVPPPGVGPGEYRMRQEDVDRSQEFRKCIECFLCQDTCHVVRDHEENKEAFAGPRFLMRVAELDMHPLDAAEEAGIDRRRSAQEEHGLGYCNITKCCTEVCPESIRITDNALIPLKERVVDRKYDPLVWLGNTIRRRRP; this comes from the coding sequence ATGAGTACGAGTACGTACGACGCGCGGTTCCGGGTGTGGCGGGGCGACACCGACGGCGGCGGACTGACCGACTACACGGTCGAGGTGCACGACGGGGAGGTCGTCCTCGACGTCGTCCACCGCCTCCAGGCCACCCAGGCGCCGGACCTCGCCGTGCGCTGGAACTGCAAGGCGGGCAAGTGCGGTTCGTGCTCGGCCGAGATCAACGGCCGGCCCCGGCTGCTCTGCATGACCCGGATGTCGGTCTTCGCTCGGGACGAGGTGATCACCGTGACCCCGATGCGTGCCTTCCCGATCGTCCGCGACCTGGTCACGGACGTCTCCTTCAACTACACGAAGGCGCGGGAGATCCCGGCCTTCGTGCCGCCGCCCGGGGTCGGGCCCGGCGAGTACCGGATGCGGCAGGAGGACGTGGACCGCTCACAGGAGTTCAGGAAGTGCATCGAGTGCTTCCTGTGCCAGGACACCTGCCACGTGGTGCGTGACCACGAGGAGAACAAGGAGGCCTTCGCCGGGCCCCGCTTCCTCATGCGGGTCGCGGAGCTCGACATGCACCCGCTGGACGCGGCGGAGGAAGCGGGCATCGACCGGCGGCGGAGCGCGCAGGAGGAGCACGGGCTCGGCTACTGCAACATCACCAAGTGCTGCACGGAGGTGTGTCCGGAGTCCATCCGGATCACCGACAACGCGCTGATCCCGCTGAAGGAGCGGGTCGTGGACCGGAAGTACGACCCGCTGGTGTGGCTGGGCAACACGATCAGGCGGCGAAGGCCCTGA
- a CDS encoding fumarate reductase/succinate dehydrogenase flavoprotein subunit, which yields MAVVERQQWDVVVVGAGGAGLRAAIEARRAGARTAVICKSLFGKAHTVMAEGGIAASMANANEHDDWKTHFRDTMRGGKFLNQWRMAELHAQEAPDRVWELETWGALFDRTADGRISQRNFGGHEYPRLAHVGDRTGLELIRTLQQRIVGLQQEDHRETGDHEARLKVFQEFTVTRILKGADGQVAGVFCYERESGRFLVLEAPSVVLATGGIGKSFKVTSNSWEYTGDGHALALLAGAPLVNMEFVQFHPTGMVWPPSVKGILVTESVRGDGGVLRNSEGRRFMFDYVPDVFKEKYAQTEEEGDRWYEDPDNNRRPPELLPRDEVARAINSEVKAGRGSPHGGVFLDVSTRMPAEVIRRRLPSMYHQFKELADVDITAEAMEVGPTCHYVMGGVAVDSETAATVGVPGLFAAGEVAGGMHGSNRLGGNSLSDLLVFGRRAGLYAAQYAVSGAGSSVVADDIEAAAAEALAPFGGPSGGTPENPYTLHQELQQTMNDLVGIIRREGEMAEALERIAALRERARRIAVEGHRQFNPGWHLALDLRNMLLVGECVARAALERTESRGGHTREDHPAMVREWRPVNLLCHAEGEGIGLERVRTEPIRADLLALFEQEELAKYLADAELEGELGR from the coding sequence ATGGCAGTGGTGGAACGACAGCAGTGGGACGTGGTCGTGGTCGGGGCCGGCGGGGCCGGGCTGCGGGCCGCGATCGAGGCGCGCCGGGCGGGCGCCCGTACCGCCGTGATCTGCAAATCCCTCTTCGGCAAGGCCCACACCGTCATGGCCGAGGGCGGAATCGCCGCCTCCATGGCCAACGCCAACGAGCACGACGACTGGAAGACGCACTTCCGCGACACCATGCGCGGCGGGAAGTTCCTCAACCAGTGGCGGATGGCCGAGCTGCACGCCCAGGAGGCTCCGGACCGGGTCTGGGAGCTGGAGACCTGGGGCGCGCTCTTCGACCGGACCGCGGACGGCCGGATCTCGCAGCGCAACTTCGGCGGGCACGAGTACCCGCGGCTCGCGCACGTCGGCGACCGGACCGGCCTCGAACTCATCCGGACCCTCCAGCAGCGGATCGTCGGCCTCCAGCAGGAGGACCACCGCGAGACCGGCGACCACGAGGCGCGGCTGAAGGTCTTCCAGGAGTTCACCGTCACCCGGATCCTGAAGGGCGCGGACGGCCAGGTCGCCGGGGTCTTCTGCTACGAGCGCGAGAGCGGCCGCTTCCTCGTCCTGGAGGCGCCCTCGGTCGTCCTCGCGACCGGCGGCATCGGCAAGTCCTTCAAGGTGACCTCGAACTCCTGGGAGTACACGGGCGACGGCCACGCGCTGGCCCTGCTCGCGGGCGCGCCGCTGGTGAACATGGAGTTCGTGCAGTTCCATCCGACGGGGATGGTCTGGCCGCCGTCGGTGAAGGGGATCCTCGTCACCGAGTCCGTACGCGGCGACGGCGGGGTGCTGCGGAACTCCGAGGGCCGGCGGTTCATGTTCGACTACGTCCCCGACGTCTTCAAGGAGAAGTACGCGCAGACGGAGGAGGAGGGCGACCGCTGGTACGAGGACCCGGACAACAACCGGCGCCCGCCCGAGCTGCTGCCCCGTGACGAGGTGGCGCGGGCCATCAACTCCGAGGTGAAGGCGGGCCGCGGCTCGCCGCACGGCGGGGTGTTCCTCGACGTGTCGACGCGGATGCCGGCCGAGGTGATCCGGCGGCGGCTGCCCTCGATGTACCACCAGTTCAAGGAGCTGGCCGATGTCGACATCACGGCGGAGGCCATGGAGGTCGGGCCGACCTGCCACTACGTGATGGGCGGTGTGGCGGTCGACTCCGAGACGGCGGCCACGGTCGGCGTGCCGGGGCTCTTCGCGGCCGGCGAGGTGGCGGGCGGCATGCACGGCTCCAACCGGCTCGGCGGCAACTCGCTCTCCGACCTGCTCGTCTTCGGCCGGCGGGCCGGGCTCTACGCGGCGCAGTACGCGGTGTCCGGGGCCGGCTCCAGTGTCGTGGCGGACGACATCGAGGCCGCGGCGGCGGAGGCCCTCGCGCCGTTCGGCGGGCCGTCGGGCGGCACGCCGGAGAACCCGTACACCCTCCACCAGGAGCTCCAGCAGACGATGAACGACCTCGTCGGGATCATCAGGCGGGAGGGCGAGATGGCCGAGGCCCTGGAGCGGATCGCCGCCCTGCGGGAGCGGGCACGGCGGATCGCCGTCGAGGGGCACCGGCAGTTCAATCCGGGCTGGCACCTCGCCCTCGACCTGCGGAACATGCTCCTCGTCGGCGAGTGCGTGGCCCGGGCCGCCCTGGAGCGCACCGAGTCCCGGGGCGGGCACACCCGGGAGGACCACCCCGCGATGGTGCGGGAGTGGCGCCCGGTGAACCTGCTGTGCCACGCCGAGGGCGAGGGCATCGGGCTCGAACGCGTCCGCACCGAGCCGATCCGGGCGGACCTGCTCGCCCTCTTCGAGCAGGAGGAGCTGGCGAAGTACCTCGCGGACGCGGAGCTGGAAGGGGAGCTGGGCCGATGA